The DNA region CCCTCGGATTCAACTTCGTCAGGTCCATGGCCTACATCATCATGCCGCAATGCGTGCGCAACGCGTTCCCCGCCTTGATGAACAACACCATCGTGCTGTTCAAGGCGAGCAGCCTGGGCATGGCCGTGGGGCTGGCCGAGCTGACCTACGTGGCACGCGAAATCGAGAACGCCACGTTCCGTACCTTCGAGATCTACGCGGTTGCCACGGCCATCTATGTGGTCTTCTGTCTGCTGCTGATGCTCGCCGGCGATCTGGTCTCCCGCCGCTACCGCAAGGAACAGGCGCGATGAGCTTCATCACGGATTTCTACTCGATACTGCGCGAATACGGCCTGCTGCTGCTGATCGGACAGTACCCGTACGGCCCCCTCGGCGGCCTCGTCAATACCCTCATTCTGTCGACCATCGCCATGGCCTTCGCCATACCGGTCGGCCTGCTGCTGGCCATCGCCCGGCTTTCCCCCTGGGCATGGGTGCGGCGGCCGGCCACGGTCTGGATCTACCTCCTGCGCAGCATCCCCCTGCTGCTGATCGTGTTCTGGACGTACTTCCTCGTTCCGGCCCTTCTCGGCTTCAGCATCAGCGGCTTCTCGGTCATGGCCTGCACGCTGGTCCTTTACCAGAGCACCTATCTCTGCGAGATCATCCGCGGCGGCATTCTCGCCCTGCATCCTAGCCAGGGCGAGGCAGCCCGCTCGCTGGGGCTGGGGTACTGGCGGACGCTGATCTGGGTGACGCTGCCGCAAGCGCTCTTCAACACCCTTCCCAGCCTCATCAGCCAATTCATCTACATCCTCAAGGAAACCACGCTGGGGCACGTCATCAACGTCGAAGAA from Bordetella genomosp. 10 includes:
- a CDS encoding amino acid ABC transporter permease, which produces MSFITDFYSILREYGLLLLIGQYPYGPLGGLVNTLILSTIAMAFAIPVGLLLAIARLSPWAWVRRPATVWIYLLRSIPLLLIVFWTYFLVPALLGFSISGFSVMACTLVLYQSTYLCEIIRGGILALHPSQGEAARSLGLGYWRTLIWVTLPQALFNTLPSLISQFIYILKETTLGHVINVEEMTSAASQINNTILTRPFHVFFILAISYYFISVGLSQMVAWIERRIVRKRQGMQGVTDVSAN